The Prosthecobacter sp. SYSU 5D2 genome has a window encoding:
- a CDS encoding polysaccharide pyruvyl transferase family protein yields the protein MISRRTFLRNSGLALGAASLPAFAQSAGSQKTVLLQCAWATKNIGDIGHTPGTLRFLEQYLPEAKVILWAANTNEAVDAMLMKRFPKLEIVKGALSKEGGAVQEAIQRSDFFLRGPGMGQSTDFMIYCNKIGKPWGLQGQSYFPDMVKGPGGEERVKLLNGAAYIYCRDSKTLKLLQDVGVKPPVLEFGPDGCFGIDVRDEEKALARMKKHGLEEKKFITLQLRTHSPTSPGVDDKRPQKLNPLNPTPENIADDTRRAKVYQDLIAMWVKETGYKVVIAPEVYKEMEYNKKFIYDTLPDDLKKHVVNFDEFWNVDEACSFYARAHTVICHEPHTPIMALAMGTPMMHTFSEFHSPKCWMFKDIGLEEWAPEFDATPAEKMFEILMGIHKDYPAAEAKVKKAMAYVEERAKSQMTVLKGIIKA from the coding sequence ATGATTTCACGTCGTACTTTTCTCAGAAATTCCGGTCTTGCGCTTGGCGCGGCCTCCTTGCCAGCTTTTGCCCAGTCTGCTGGGAGCCAGAAGACCGTTTTGCTGCAATGCGCCTGGGCGACGAAGAACATTGGGGACATCGGGCATACGCCGGGGACGTTGCGCTTCCTGGAGCAGTATCTGCCGGAGGCGAAGGTGATCCTGTGGGCGGCAAATACCAATGAGGCGGTGGATGCGATGCTGATGAAACGGTTCCCGAAGCTGGAGATCGTGAAGGGGGCGCTGTCGAAAGAGGGCGGGGCGGTGCAGGAGGCGATCCAGCGGTCGGACTTTTTCCTGCGCGGGCCAGGGATGGGGCAGTCCACAGATTTCATGATTTACTGCAACAAGATCGGCAAACCTTGGGGCTTGCAGGGGCAGTCGTATTTCCCGGACATGGTGAAGGGGCCGGGCGGGGAGGAGAGGGTGAAGCTGCTGAACGGGGCGGCGTATATTTACTGCCGCGACTCGAAGACGCTGAAGCTGCTGCAGGACGTTGGCGTGAAGCCACCGGTGCTGGAATTTGGGCCGGACGGCTGCTTTGGCATTGATGTGCGGGATGAGGAGAAGGCGCTGGCGCGGATGAAGAAGCACGGGCTGGAGGAGAAGAAATTTATCACCCTGCAACTGCGCACGCACTCGCCAACGAGCCCGGGGGTGGATGACAAGCGGCCGCAGAAGCTGAACCCGCTGAATCCGACGCCGGAAAACATCGCGGATGATACGCGCCGGGCGAAGGTTTATCAGGACCTCATCGCCATGTGGGTGAAGGAGACGGGGTATAAAGTGGTGATCGCGCCGGAGGTTTACAAAGAGATGGAGTATAACAAGAAGTTCATCTATGACACGCTGCCGGATGACCTGAAGAAGCATGTGGTGAATTTTGACGAATTTTGGAATGTGGACGAGGCCTGCTCCTTCTATGCACGTGCCCACACGGTGATCTGCCACGAGCCGCACACGCCCATCATGGCCCTGGCGATGGGGACGCCGATGATGCACACGTTTTCCGAGTTTCACTCGCCGAAGTGCTGGATGTTCAAGGACATCGGCCTGGAGGAATGGGCCCCGGAATTTGATGCGACCCCGGCGGAGAAGATGTTCGAGATCCTGATGGGCATCCACAAGGACTACCCCGCCGCCGAGGCGAAGGTGAAGAAGGCGATGGCCTATGTGGAGGAGCGCGCGAAGTCCCAGATGACGGTGCTGAAGGGGATTATTAAGGCGTGA
- a CDS encoding SDR family NAD(P)-dependent oxidoreductase, with protein MNDLPLSNRMAIVTGSARGIGYAIAERLLKNGAGVCLWDVDAGALEAAQAALSEFGKVVTAQVDVTSAESTEAAAQKTLAELGKIDLLVNNAGIAGNNAKTWDLRPEDWQRVMDINLTGTFLCCRAVVPHLLANGYGRIVNVASVAGKEGNPNAVHYSASKAGVVALTKSLGKELATSNVLVNCITPAVIETDILRQMTQAHIDYMLAKIPMGRFGQKQEAAALVAWLCSEECSFSTGAVFDLSGGRATY; from the coding sequence ATGAACGACCTTCCTCTTTCCAACCGAATGGCCATCGTCACGGGCAGTGCGCGTGGCATTGGCTATGCCATTGCTGAACGTCTGCTGAAAAATGGGGCGGGGGTGTGCCTGTGGGATGTGGATGCGGGGGCGCTGGAGGCGGCGCAGGCGGCGCTTTCGGAATTTGGGAAAGTGGTGACGGCGCAGGTGGATGTGACAAGCGCGGAATCCACGGAGGCGGCTGCGCAGAAGACGCTGGCGGAGCTGGGCAAGATTGATCTGCTGGTGAACAATGCGGGCATCGCGGGGAACAATGCGAAGACCTGGGACCTGCGGCCGGAGGACTGGCAGCGGGTGATGGACATCAATCTCACGGGCACCTTTCTCTGCTGCCGGGCGGTGGTGCCGCATCTGCTGGCGAACGGCTACGGGCGGATCGTGAACGTGGCATCGGTAGCGGGGAAGGAGGGAAACCCGAATGCGGTGCACTACAGTGCCTCGAAGGCGGGGGTGGTGGCTCTGACGAAGAGCCTGGGCAAGGAGCTGGCGACGTCCAATGTGCTGGTGAACTGCATCACCCCGGCGGTGATCGAGACGGACATCCTGCGGCAGATGACGCAGGCGCACATTGACTACATGCTGGCGAAGATCCCGATGGGCCGGTTTGGTCAGAAGCAGGAGGCGGCGGCGCTGGTGGCGTGGCTGTGCTCCGAGGAGTGCTCCTTTTCCACGGGGGCGGTCTTTGATCTTTCCGGAGGCCGGGCGACCTATTGA
- a CDS encoding pyridoxal phosphate-dependent aminotransferase: MDFIAKNIAELSPSMTLAITSQAKALKKQGVDVLSFGAGEPDFDTPAHITAAAIEALNTGKTRYTESAGLLELREAIAAKLLVDNGLQYDPSQISVNCGAKHSCYNAIAACVNPGDEVIIPAPYWTSYPEMVKLVGGIPVVVETKVENDWKITPEEFEDAMSPMTKMIIINSPGNPTGSVYTKEELKALGEIATGEDILILSDEIYEKLVYGENQHVSIASISKEIFDNTITVNGFSKAYAMTGWRLGYTAAPKRIAEAIDTIQSHTTSNPTTFAQYGAIAALVGDQQIVADMRDEFDVRRQYMLSRLQAIKNITVVEPQGAFYFLVGIEPIGIKSVNFCEKLLSKGKVAAVPGVAFGAEYTIRFSYATGLDVINAGMDRFEEFCGQH; the protein is encoded by the coding sequence ATGGACTTCATTGCCAAAAACATCGCCGAACTTTCGCCCTCCATGACCTTAGCCATCACCAGCCAGGCCAAGGCGCTGAAGAAGCAGGGTGTGGACGTCCTGAGCTTTGGGGCGGGCGAGCCTGACTTTGACACGCCAGCGCACATCACGGCTGCTGCCATCGAGGCACTGAACACGGGCAAGACCCGCTACACGGAAAGTGCCGGCCTGCTGGAACTGCGCGAGGCTATCGCCGCGAAGCTGCTGGTGGACAACGGCCTGCAGTATGACCCCTCCCAGATCAGCGTGAACTGCGGTGCGAAGCACTCCTGCTACAACGCCATCGCCGCCTGTGTGAATCCTGGCGATGAAGTCATCATTCCGGCCCCTTACTGGACGAGCTATCCTGAGATGGTGAAGCTGGTGGGCGGCATCCCGGTGGTGGTGGAAACGAAGGTGGAAAACGACTGGAAGATCACCCCGGAAGAGTTTGAGGACGCCATGTCCCCGATGACCAAGATGATCATCATCAACAGCCCCGGCAACCCGACGGGCTCGGTTTATACCAAGGAAGAACTGAAGGCCCTGGGCGAGATCGCCACCGGAGAGGATATCCTGATCCTGTCTGACGAGATTTATGAAAAGCTGGTCTATGGTGAAAACCAGCACGTCAGCATCGCCAGCATCAGCAAGGAGATTTTCGACAACACCATCACGGTGAACGGTTTCTCCAAAGCGTACGCGATGACCGGCTGGCGCCTGGGATATACCGCGGCACCGAAGCGCATCGCTGAGGCCATTGACACCATCCAGAGCCACACGACGAGCAACCCGACCACCTTTGCCCAATACGGCGCCATCGCCGCCCTGGTGGGTGACCAGCAGATCGTGGCTGACATGCGTGACGAGTTCGACGTGCGCCGCCAGTATATGCTGAGCCGCCTGCAGGCTATCAAGAACATCACCGTGGTGGAGCCGCAGGGCGCGTTTTACTTCCTGGTGGGCATTGAGCCCATCGGCATCAAGTCCGTCAACTTCTGTGAAAAGCTGCTGAGCAAGGGCAAGGTGGCCGCCGTTCCGGGCGTGGCCTTCGGTGCGGAATACACCATCCGCTTCAGCTACGCCACGGGCCTGGACGTGATCAATGCCGGCATGGACCGCTTTGAAGAGTTCTGCGGCCAGCATTAA
- the gcvP gene encoding aminomethyl-transferring glycine dehydrogenase, with product MPTPFSSRHIGPSAAETAAMLETLGYDSLDTLVDHVVPEAIRQRTALNLPEALGEEEALRRLRQLMGRNKVVRSFIGLGYHDTFTPPVIQRNILENPGWYTAYTPYQPEISQGRLEALINFQTMVTDLTGLDVAGASLLDEGTACAEALTLAAAQKAGSNQVLVSDQCHPHNIEVVRTRMSALGIEVVVTDVATWQHDGGKGLAAVLVQYPDTQGVIHDFEALARQVHEAGALLVVSADLLALTVLRPPGEFGADICVGNSQRFGVPLGFGGPHAAFMAVKDALKRRMPGRLIGVSRDAAGNPAYRLSLQTREQHIRREKATSNICTAQVLLAVMASMYAVYHGPEGLKKIALRTHGAAVWLARELLLAGLELASDDFFDTLTVRVHNADEVLKTGLLFGVNLRKVDAHHVGVALDERIREEELHSILKAFGVSKAQHAVHLTNDAELNCSGVFHRQSAYLTHPVFSRYHSETEMMRYLHKLESKDIALNRSMIPLGSCTMKLNAAAEMMPLSWPEVGGLHPYAPHEQSEGYHAMFAELESWLAECTGFDATSLQPNAGSQGEYAGLLAIKRFHEAQGEGHRDVCLIPTSAHGTNPASAVMCAFKVVAVVCDDQGNISVADLQAKLEAHKDKVAALMVTYPSTHGVFEESIVEICRLVHEHGGQVYMDGANMNAQVGLTSPGRIGADVCHLNLHKTFCIPHGGGGPGVGPICVAAHLKPYLPGHLTWEPQSQREGAVCSAPWGSASICTISWMYIAMMGPQLTDATKYAILNANYVARKLAPCFPTLYKGSNGLVAHECILDFRHFHKVTVEDVAKRLMDFGYHAPTMSWPVGGTLMIEPTESESQAELDRFCSAMQCIHGEIEAVENGNVHPTDNPLKAAPHTAEFVMKTDWPHPYTRETAAFPLPWVKDGKYWPPVARVDNVYGDRNLVCSCISVEEAAAG from the coding sequence ATGCCTACGCCCTTCTCCTCCCGTCACATTGGACCCTCGGCCGCTGAAACGGCGGCCATGTTGGAAACGCTCGGTTACGACTCTCTGGATACGCTGGTGGACCACGTGGTTCCCGAAGCCATCCGGCAGCGGACGGCACTGAACCTGCCGGAGGCGTTGGGCGAGGAAGAGGCGCTTCGGCGGCTGCGGCAGCTCATGGGGCGGAACAAGGTGGTGCGGTCCTTCATCGGCCTGGGCTATCATGACACGTTCACGCCGCCGGTCATCCAGCGGAACATTCTCGAAAATCCAGGCTGGTACACGGCCTACACGCCGTATCAACCGGAGATCAGCCAGGGCAGGCTGGAGGCACTGATTAACTTTCAGACGATGGTCACGGACCTGACGGGCCTGGATGTCGCGGGCGCTTCCCTGTTGGATGAAGGCACGGCCTGTGCGGAAGCGCTGACGCTGGCAGCAGCGCAGAAGGCCGGATCTAACCAAGTATTGGTTTCGGACCAGTGCCACCCGCATAACATCGAGGTGGTGCGCACGCGCATGAGTGCGCTGGGCATCGAGGTGGTGGTGACGGATGTGGCCACGTGGCAGCACGATGGCGGCAAGGGCCTGGCGGCGGTGCTGGTGCAGTATCCGGATACGCAGGGCGTGATCCATGACTTTGAAGCGCTGGCCAGACAGGTACATGAGGCGGGTGCTCTACTAGTCGTTTCGGCGGATCTGCTGGCACTGACGGTGCTGCGACCACCGGGTGAATTTGGTGCGGACATCTGCGTGGGAAACAGCCAGCGATTCGGGGTGCCGCTGGGTTTTGGCGGACCGCATGCGGCTTTCATGGCGGTGAAGGATGCGCTGAAACGGCGCATGCCAGGCCGCCTCATTGGCGTGTCACGGGATGCGGCCGGGAACCCGGCCTACCGCCTTTCTTTGCAGACGCGGGAGCAGCACATCCGCCGGGAAAAGGCGACGAGCAACATCTGCACGGCGCAGGTGCTACTGGCGGTCATGGCCTCCATGTATGCGGTGTATCACGGGCCGGAGGGCCTGAAAAAGATCGCGCTGCGCACGCATGGTGCGGCGGTGTGGCTGGCGCGTGAGCTGCTGCTGGCGGGCCTGGAGCTGGCCAGCGATGACTTCTTTGATACCTTGACGGTGCGGGTGCACAACGCGGATGAGGTGCTGAAAACGGGCCTGCTCTTTGGCGTGAACCTGCGTAAGGTGGATGCGCATCACGTGGGTGTGGCGCTGGATGAACGCATTCGCGAGGAGGAGTTGCACAGTATCCTGAAAGCCTTTGGCGTGAGCAAGGCTCAACATGCAGTGCACCTGACCAACGATGCGGAATTGAACTGCTCCGGCGTGTTTCACCGGCAGTCGGCGTATCTGACGCATCCGGTCTTCAGCCGTTATCATTCGGAGACGGAGATGATGCGCTACCTGCACAAGCTGGAGAGCAAGGACATCGCGCTGAACCGCAGCATGATTCCGCTGGGCTCCTGCACGATGAAGCTGAACGCGGCGGCGGAGATGATGCCGCTGAGCTGGCCGGAGGTGGGCGGGCTGCACCCTTACGCTCCCCATGAGCAGAGCGAGGGCTACCACGCGATGTTTGCCGAGTTGGAAAGTTGGTTAGCCGAATGCACCGGTTTTGACGCCACGTCCCTGCAGCCCAATGCGGGCTCCCAGGGCGAATACGCGGGCCTGCTGGCCATCAAACGCTTTCATGAAGCGCAAGGCGAAGGCCACCGCGATGTGTGCCTGATCCCCACCAGTGCGCATGGCACCAACCCGGCCAGCGCGGTGATGTGCGCCTTTAAAGTGGTGGCTGTGGTTTGCGATGACCAGGGCAACATTTCCGTGGCGGACTTGCAGGCCAAGCTGGAGGCCCATAAGGACAAGGTCGCCGCGCTGATGGTGACGTATCCGTCCACGCACGGCGTGTTTGAAGAGAGCATCGTGGAGATCTGCCGCCTGGTGCATGAGCACGGCGGCCAGGTCTATATGGACGGCGCGAACATGAACGCGCAGGTGGGTCTGACCTCACCCGGCAGGATCGGCGCGGATGTCTGCCATCTGAACCTGCACAAGACCTTTTGCATCCCGCATGGCGGCGGCGGACCCGGCGTGGGCCCCATCTGCGTGGCGGCGCATTTGAAGCCGTATCTGCCCGGCCATCTCACCTGGGAGCCGCAGTCGCAGCGCGAAGGCGCGGTCTGCTCGGCCCCCTGGGGCAGCGCCAGCATCTGCACCATCTCCTGGATGTACATCGCCATGATGGGTCCGCAGCTCACGGACGCGACGAAGTATGCCATCCTGAATGCCAACTACGTGGCCCGGAAACTGGCCCCGTGTTTCCCCACTCTCTATAAAGGCAGCAACGGCCTCGTGGCCCATGAGTGCATCCTGGACTTCCGCCATTTCCACAAGGTGACGGTGGAGGACGTGGCCAAGCGGCTCATGGACTTCGGTTATCACGCGCCCACCATGAGCTGGCCCGTCGGCGGCACGCTGATGATCGAGCCGACGGAAAGCGAAAGCCAGGCCGAGCTGGACCGCTTTTGCAGCGCCATGCAGTGCATCCATGGCGAGATCGAAGCCGTGGAAAACGGCAATGTCCACCCCACCGACAACCCGCTGAAAGCCGCTCCCCACACCGCCGAGTTTGTCATGAAAACCGACTGGCCGCATCCCTATACCCGTGAGACCGCCGCCTTTCCCCTGCCCTGGGTCAAAGACGGCAAATACTGGCCCCCCGTCGCCCGCGTGGACAACGTGTACGGCGACCGAAATCTGGTGTGCTCGTGCATCAGTGTGGAGGAGGCGGCGGCGGGGTGA
- a CDS encoding SPOR domain-containing protein, producing MIRQDDNGVQFHMGDYPCHADAEAALRHLTAGQHKQTYFIECI from the coding sequence TTGATCCGCCAAGATGACAATGGCGTGCAGTTTCATATGGGAGACTACCCCTGCCACGCGGATGCGGAGGCCGCTCTCCGGCATTTGACGGCGGGGCAGCACAAGCAGACGTATTTTATCGAGTGCATCTAG
- a CDS encoding N,N-dimethylformamidase beta subunit family domain-containing protein has protein sequence MDRREFIKTGSAAVIGAQLTAAALPGAESAATGAGARRERQPDLITKENAKPGADFQLTRMRPDGSKSFRSSVIEGYCSRQSVKAGEKLDFFVSCKPAGRYSLEIFRMGYYGGVGSRLMTTLGPLQGSTQPVPEMGEARLRECQWEVSTSLTIPEDWPSGVYLGRLSTLPEAADLPYWQSYVIFIVKDERPADILFQCSDSTWQAYNRWPVNESLYTDPRAAHAPGVSVSFDRPYGKYVQILDNPQSMGSGEFLLWEYPLCYWLEKEGYDVTYCSNVDNLDAPNLKRCKTMISIGHDEYWDLRQYENVKKGIEEGLNVLWLSANDVYMVTPFTPNAKGEANRRLTRETCFGEFREEEKEAYAKVLGPFENPGPDERDIIGARTVVPFNGGGDWTCTKPEHWLYEGTGMKAGESIPGLVGWEFHGDPDVQRASLEVIAEGNVWAGGTRLGRYAATIFEGPKGNHVFNASTIFWSQGLSSPPGHMIPWSHFSRPHGPDERVQRITANLLKRGVG, from the coding sequence ATGGACAGACGGGAATTCATCAAAACGGGCAGTGCGGCGGTCATCGGTGCGCAGCTCACGGCTGCGGCTCTGCCAGGAGCAGAAAGTGCCGCCACGGGTGCCGGAGCCAGGCGCGAGCGGCAGCCGGATCTGATCACGAAGGAGAATGCCAAGCCGGGCGCGGACTTTCAGCTCACACGGATGCGGCCGGATGGATCGAAGTCGTTCCGGTCATCGGTGATCGAAGGATACTGCTCCCGGCAGTCCGTGAAGGCGGGGGAGAAGCTGGACTTTTTTGTGAGCTGCAAGCCTGCCGGGCGCTACAGCCTGGAGATCTTCCGCATGGGCTACTATGGCGGTGTCGGATCGCGCCTGATGACGACGCTGGGGCCGCTACAAGGAAGTACGCAGCCGGTGCCGGAGATGGGCGAGGCGCGCCTGCGGGAGTGCCAGTGGGAGGTTTCCACCAGCCTAACCATTCCGGAAGACTGGCCAAGCGGGGTCTATCTGGGGCGACTGTCCACGCTGCCAGAGGCGGCGGACCTTCCTTACTGGCAGAGCTATGTGATCTTCATTGTGAAGGATGAGCGGCCTGCAGACATCCTCTTCCAATGCAGTGACAGCACCTGGCAGGCCTACAACCGCTGGCCGGTGAATGAGTCGCTTTATACGGATCCACGGGCGGCCCATGCACCGGGCGTGAGCGTGAGCTTTGACCGGCCGTATGGGAAGTATGTGCAGATTTTGGACAATCCGCAGAGCATGGGCAGCGGTGAGTTTCTGCTGTGGGAATACCCGCTGTGCTACTGGCTGGAGAAGGAAGGCTACGATGTGACCTACTGCTCCAATGTGGACAACCTGGACGCGCCTAACTTAAAGCGCTGCAAGACGATGATCAGCATCGGCCACGATGAATACTGGGACCTGCGACAGTATGAAAACGTGAAGAAGGGCATTGAGGAAGGGCTGAATGTGCTGTGGCTGTCCGCCAATGATGTCTATATGGTGACGCCCTTCACGCCGAATGCGAAGGGCGAGGCGAACCGCCGGCTGACGCGGGAAACATGTTTTGGCGAGTTCCGCGAGGAGGAGAAGGAGGCCTATGCAAAGGTACTGGGGCCGTTTGAAAACCCTGGGCCGGATGAGCGCGACATCATCGGTGCACGCACGGTGGTGCCCTTCAACGGCGGTGGCGACTGGACCTGCACGAAGCCGGAGCACTGGCTGTATGAAGGCACCGGAATGAAAGCGGGCGAGAGCATTCCCGGCCTGGTGGGCTGGGAATTTCACGGCGACCCGGATGTGCAGCGTGCCAGCCTGGAGGTCATCGCCGAAGGAAACGTGTGGGCCGGTGGCACACGCCTGGGCCGATATGCGGCGACGATCTTCGAGGGGCCGAAGGGAAACCATGTGTTCAATGCGAGCACCATCTTCTGGAGCCAGGGCCTGAGCAGCCCGCCGGGGCACATGATTCCCTGGAGCCACTTCTCCCGGCCCCACGGCCCGGATGAGCGGGTGCAGCGGATCACGGCGAACCTGCTGAAACGCGGGGTGGGGTGA
- the leuA gene encoding 2-isopropylmalate synthase — MLKNPSSKYQPFPLISLPNRQWPARHLSQAPMWCSVDLRDGNQALAVPMNVSQKLEMFDALVKCGFKEIEVGFPSASNTEFAFNRRLIEEKRIPEDVTIQCLVQAREDLIEKTVESLLGAKKVVIHMYNSTSPAQRKYVFGKTKEEIIAIAVKGAQMIKDRLHRLEETGTQVTLQYSPESFSATEVEFAKEISEAVMDVWQPTPERKMILNLPDTVEVAMPNVYADQIEWICTNIKNRESLIISLHTHNDRGTGTAATELGLLAGADRVEGTLFGNGERTGNLDIVQVAMNLYMHGISPGLDFSDMSGLIHMYERTTGMTVPPRQPYAGELVFTAFSGSHQDAIKKGLTGYEEHKSLWDVPYLTIDPNDIGREYREVIRVNSQSGKGGVAYLLESEFGIELPKDMQREFGPIANDLVDSLGREVTAAELRNMFWNEYIQRESPYALHHFHADGVDGVFTCRCSLLKNGVEMAITGTGNGPIAAFVQGMILDGGAPVFEVANFREQSLSSGSEASALAYIQIRLPDGKTVWGAGVDTNIELASIKAVVSAVNRAS; from the coding sequence ATGTTGAAGAATCCGTCCTCCAAATATCAGCCGTTTCCGCTGATCTCCCTGCCGAACCGTCAATGGCCGGCGCGCCACCTTTCCCAGGCACCGATGTGGTGCAGTGTGGATCTGCGCGATGGCAACCAGGCGCTGGCGGTGCCGATGAATGTGTCCCAAAAGCTGGAGATGTTCGATGCGCTGGTGAAGTGCGGGTTCAAGGAGATCGAGGTGGGGTTCCCTTCCGCCTCGAACACAGAGTTTGCCTTCAACCGAAGGCTGATTGAGGAGAAGCGCATCCCGGAGGATGTGACGATCCAGTGCCTGGTGCAGGCGCGGGAGGACCTGATCGAGAAGACGGTGGAGTCTCTGCTGGGGGCGAAGAAGGTGGTGATCCACATGTATAACTCCACGTCGCCGGCGCAGCGGAAGTATGTGTTTGGCAAAACGAAGGAGGAGATCATCGCCATCGCGGTGAAGGGGGCGCAGATGATCAAGGACCGGCTGCACAGGCTGGAGGAGACGGGCACGCAGGTGACGCTGCAGTATTCCCCGGAGAGCTTCAGCGCGACAGAGGTGGAATTTGCCAAGGAGATCAGCGAGGCGGTGATGGATGTGTGGCAGCCGACACCGGAGCGGAAGATGATTTTGAACCTGCCGGACACGGTGGAGGTGGCGATGCCGAATGTGTATGCGGATCAGATCGAATGGATCTGCACGAACATCAAAAACCGCGAGAGCCTGATCATCAGCCTGCACACCCACAATGACCGTGGCACGGGCACGGCGGCGACGGAGCTGGGCCTGCTGGCGGGCGCGGACCGGGTGGAGGGGACGCTGTTTGGCAACGGGGAGCGCACGGGCAATCTGGACATCGTGCAGGTGGCGATGAACCTGTACATGCACGGCATCTCGCCGGGCCTGGATTTCAGCGACATGAGCGGGCTGATTCACATGTATGAGCGCACGACGGGGATGACAGTGCCACCGCGCCAGCCGTATGCGGGGGAGCTGGTCTTCACGGCCTTCAGCGGCAGCCATCAGGATGCGATTAAGAAAGGGCTGACGGGATATGAGGAGCACAAGTCCCTGTGGGATGTGCCCTACCTGACGATTGACCCCAACGACATCGGCCGGGAATACCGGGAGGTGATCCGGGTGAACAGCCAGAGCGGCAAGGGCGGAGTGGCTTATCTGCTGGAGAGCGAATTTGGCATTGAGCTGCCGAAGGACATGCAGCGGGAGTTTGGCCCCATCGCCAATGATCTGGTGGACAGCCTGGGCCGTGAGGTGACGGCGGCAGAGCTGCGCAACATGTTCTGGAACGAGTACATCCAAAGGGAGAGCCCATATGCGCTGCATCACTTCCATGCAGACGGGGTGGACGGTGTGTTCACCTGCCGGTGCAGCCTGCTGAAGAATGGCGTGGAGATGGCCATCACGGGCACGGGCAACGGGCCCATCGCGGCGTTTGTCCAGGGCATGATCCTGGACGGAGGCGCGCCTGTGTTTGAGGTGGCGAACTTCCGGGAGCAGAGCCTCAGCAGCGGGTCAGAGGCGAGTGCGCTGGCCTACATCCAGATCCGCCTGCCGGATGGCAAAACGGTCTGGGGTGCTGGAGTGGATACGAACATCGAGCTGGCCTCCATCAAGGCGGTGGTGAGCGCGGTGAACCGGGCCTCATAA
- a CDS encoding type II secretion system F family protein, producing MPNFAYQAADATGRDVSGTIEAQDRTTALRQLTGKGLQPFKISEASAKATAAGKAAAAKAKAGEPVDETAPIKLSNGQLQLFTEELSELLEAGMRLEAALKLMEGKGTAGTHSRIARRLGNLIREGHPFSSALRQSSPSFGELFCSVAAAGEAGGSLADAMKRQAQYLASVREMRSQVAVALIYPGFLVTSAIGVTILFTTFLIPRLSVMMSNMRGGVPKGIQFVMAVSDFTRTYWWLILAAMALIALAFWVWSGSKMGRPVWDQTKLKIPLIGNVLMTSFHNQFLETLASLSGGGLPLLKGLELASRVSSNQFIQKQLEHVTASVRDGASLSRGLEKTSLFPIRLLEMVRIGEHTGDLSGTLRRTADRCGRELSKSLEKMMALMQPVIILVMAALVGVMAYIMISVIFETVSAMKTRG from the coding sequence ATGCCTAATTTTGCCTATCAAGCTGCCGATGCCACAGGTCGCGATGTCTCCGGGACCATCGAGGCCCAGGATCGTACCACTGCGCTGAGACAGCTCACAGGCAAAGGATTGCAGCCTTTCAAGATCAGCGAGGCCTCCGCCAAGGCAACTGCGGCGGGCAAAGCGGCGGCCGCCAAGGCCAAAGCGGGCGAGCCTGTGGATGAAACGGCGCCCATCAAACTCAGCAACGGCCAGCTCCAGCTTTTCACCGAAGAACTTTCCGAACTGCTCGAGGCCGGCATGCGGCTGGAAGCCGCGCTGAAGCTCATGGAAGGGAAGGGCACCGCTGGCACTCACAGCCGTATCGCCCGCCGTCTTGGTAATCTGATCCGGGAGGGCCACCCCTTCAGCAGCGCCTTGCGCCAGTCCTCCCCCTCCTTTGGCGAGCTCTTCTGCTCCGTCGCCGCCGCCGGTGAGGCCGGCGGTTCCCTGGCCGATGCTATGAAACGACAGGCCCAGTACCTCGCCAGCGTCCGCGAGATGCGCAGCCAGGTGGCCGTGGCGCTTATTTACCCAGGATTCCTGGTGACCTCTGCCATCGGAGTTACCATTCTTTTCACGACCTTTCTCATCCCCCGGCTCAGCGTCATGATGTCCAACATGCGAGGAGGTGTGCCCAAAGGCATTCAATTCGTCATGGCGGTGTCGGATTTTACCCGGACCTATTGGTGGCTCATTCTCGCCGCTATGGCCTTAATTGCACTGGCGTTTTGGGTTTGGTCAGGGTCCAAAATGGGTCGTCCTGTATGGGATCAGACTAAGTTGAAAATTCCCCTCATCGGGAATGTTTTGATGACCAGTTTTCACAATCAGTTTTTGGAAACTCTGGCCAGTCTATCAGGAGGCGGTTTGCCTTTGCTCAAAGGCCTGGAGCTGGCATCACGTGTCTCCTCCAACCAGTTTATTCAGAAGCAGCTTGAGCATGTGACGGCCAGCGTGCGTGACGGTGCCTCTCTCTCGCGCGGTCTCGAAAAAACTTCACTTTTCCCTATTAGGCTCCTGGAAATGGTGCGCATCGGCGAGCATACCGGCGATCTCAGTGGGACGCTCCGCCGGACTGCTGACCGGTGCGGTCGTGAGCTGAGCAAAAGCCTGGAGAAAATGATGGCGCTCATGCAGCCGGTCATCATTCTTGTCATGGCCGCCCTCGTCGGTGTCATGGCCTACATCATGATCTCCGTGATCTTCGAAACCGTGTCTGCCATGAAAACTCGCGGGTGA